In the genome of Pseudonocardia cypriaca, the window GGTCTGTTTCCGCTGCTAACCGAAGCACGTTTCCGCCGATAACGCAACCAGCGATAACAAAGATCTGTTATCGTCGGAAGCATGGACGCGATGGCGACCCGGGAGCGCATCGTCGAGGCGGCGGCCGAGCTGCTGGCCACGGGCGGGCGCGAGGCGGTGTCGACGCGGGCGGTGAGCGCCGCGGCGGGCGTGCAGGCGCCGACGATCTACCGCCTCTTCGGCGACAAGCAGGGTCTGCTCGACGCCGTCGCAGGCAACGGCATCGCCGAGTACCTGCACAGCAAGACCGTTCACGACCCGGACCCGGACCCGGTGGCTGACCTGCGGCGGGGCTGGGACCTGCACGTCGGCTTCGGGCTGGCGCACCCCGCGCTCTACGCGCTCGTCTTCGGGGAGCCGCGGCCGGGCGCCGAGTCCCCGGCCGAGCGCCAGTCCGCCGCCGTGCTCGCCGGCATCATCCGGCGCGTCGCCGAGGCCGGGCGCCTACGGGTGAGCGAGGAGCGGGCCGCGCACCTGGTGCACTCGACCGGGCGCGGCATCACGCTCACGCTGATCGGCATGGCTCCCGAGCAGCGCGATCCCGCCCTGTCCGAGTTCGCCCGGGAGTCGGTGATCACCACCATCACGACCGACGGGCCCGGCCGCACCGAGGCCGGTACCGGGCCCGTCGCCACGGCCGTCACGCTGCGGGCCCTCCTGCCGGAGCTGACGGTGCTCACCGACGCCGAGCGCGGGCTCCTGCGGGAGTGGCTCGACCGGGTCGCCGTCGGGGGCGGGGCTGCGCCCCGCGCCTCCTGACGCCCGCTACCGCGGCCCGTTCGAGGTGCTCGGTGTCATCGTTGCCGGGCGGGGCGGATGACGATCTCGTTGACGTCGACGTCGGCGGGTTGCGCGATCGCGTAGGCGATGGCGTCGGCGATCGCGCCTGCGGGGATGGTGTTGGCCCGGTAGGTTGCGATCCGGGCCTGGGTGGCGGGGTCGGTGATCGTCTCGGCGAGCTCGGACTCGACCACACCGGGCGAGATGGTGGTGACCCGGATGCTGGGGTCGGCCTCCTGGCGCAGTCCCTCCGAGATCGCCCACGCCGCGTGCTTGGTGGCGCTGTAGACAGCGGCGGTCGGCGACACGGCGTGGGCGGCGATGGAGGCGACCGTCACGAAGTGGCCACTGCCCTGCCGCTGGAAGTGCGGTAGCGCCGCGGCGATGCCGTGCAGCAGGCCGCGGACGTTGACGTCGATCATCCGGTCCCAATCGTCGACCAGCAGTGCGCTCAGCGGCGACAGCGGCATCACGCCCGCGTTGTTGACCACGACGTCGATCCGGCCGTGCGCGTTCACGGCCGCGTCGACGAACGCCGCCGTGTCGTGCCGGTCGGTGACGTCGAGCCGCCGCACGTCGGCGCTGCCGCCAGCGGCGCGGATCTTCTCCGCGACGGACGTGAGCCGGTCCTCGCGGCGCGCGCCGAGCACGACGTGGTGTCCGTCGGCGGCCAGCCGCAGCGCGGCGGCCTCGCCGATGCCGCTGCTCGCGCCGGTCACCGCAACAACTTTGCTCATCTCTCGTTCCTCCTCCGGTTCGGTCTCCAGGTTGGCGGGGACCGGGCCG includes:
- a CDS encoding TetR/AcrR family transcriptional regulator, translated to MATRERIVEAAAELLATGGREAVSTRAVSAAAGVQAPTIYRLFGDKQGLLDAVAGNGIAEYLHSKTVHDPDPDPVADLRRGWDLHVGFGLAHPALYALVFGEPRPGAESPAERQSAAVLAGIIRRVAEAGRLRVSEERAAHLVHSTGRGITLTLIGMAPEQRDPALSEFARESVITTITTDGPGRTEAGTGPVATAVTLRALLPELTVLTDAERGLLREWLDRVAVGGGAAPRAS
- a CDS encoding SDR family oxidoreductase, whose protein sequence is MSKVVAVTGASSGIGEAAALRLAADGHHVVLGARREDRLTSVAEKIRAAGGSADVRRLDVTDRHDTAAFVDAAVNAHGRIDVVVNNAGVMPLSPLSALLVDDWDRMIDVNVRGLLHGIAAALPHFQRQGSGHFVTVASIAAHAVSPTAAVYSATKHAAWAISEGLRQEADPSIRVTTISPGVVESELAETITDPATQARIATYRANTIPAGAIADAIAYAIAQPADVDVNEIVIRPARQR